From the Agromyces laixinhei genome, the window GTCGACGGGCCCGAGTGGTTCACGCCTTCCGACCCTACGCGGCATCCGTTCCGAGCGTCGCCTCGTAGGCTTGACGCGTGCCCCGACTCCACGCAGAGCCCGACCGAACCAAGTGGGTACCCGTCACGGACTCCCTCGGGTTCCGCGGTCGCCGCCACCGCAAAGCGGCGATCCGGATGCTGCTGGCGCAGGCCAAGGGCCCCGGCGCGGCGCCGTCCGGGGCTGGCGGCTTCACCGCGTGGGCGATGAGTCAGGCCGTTCCGTTCCTGATGCGCAAGGCCGGAGGCCGGGTGCTCGTGTGGGTCTGGAAGGCCGACCCCGAGCTGGTCGTGGCGATGGCGCAGGTGCAGACGGCGACACCGCAGTTGCGGGCCGCCCGCGCGTCGTTGCCGATCGAGTACGACGATTCCGAGAAGTTTCGCGGCACCTACCTCGGCATCGGCGAGAAGCTCTCCATGCCGCTGCCGCCGGGCGGTCGCCTGCCCTTCGCAACATACACGTGGGATCTCGGTTCGCACTTCGTGAGCGTGACTGCGGTGTGCAGCGATCGCGAGCGGTTCGGCACCGTCATCGGCGCCGTCGACGAGCTCGCACGCGGCATCCGCATCATCGACGACCTCACCGTCGGCGAGTCGGCGACGGTGCTGCGCCTCGACCCGGCCTGATCGGGCACACCGCGTTGACGCGCCGCGGGCGCGGGCGTAGACCTGAGGCATCCGAGAAGGAGGTGCCGTCATGGCGAAAGATCTCTTGGTCACACTCACCGATGAACCCGGCGAAGGGGCTCGACTCGGCGAGGCACTCGGCAACGCGGGCGTCAACATCGAGGGCTTCTGCGCGATCATGGAGGGCGGCCGCGGCGCCGTGCACGTGCTCGTCGACGACGCCGCCAGTGCCGGCGCCGCGCTCGAGGGTGCCGGCATCACAGTCGAGGCCGAGACCGACGTGCTCGTCAGCCCGGCATTGCCCGACCCCGAAATCGACACACCGGGCACGTTCGGGGCGATGGCGCGTGCGCTCGCCGACGCCGGCATCAACATCTCTCTCGCATACGTGGCCACGAGGAACCGCGTCGTGCTCGCGACGACCGACAATCAGCGGGCCACGCAGCTGCTGCAGACGATGATGTGACGGGCCGCGTGCCGCGCGAGGCAATCCGTTCCCTGCGGCCCACGTGCGGCGCGAGGCATCCGTTCTCAGGAACTTCGACGCCCTTGACTTATTTCACCCTCTCCCTATAGTTACTCGTAGTCGCCAGCGTTGGCCCGGGACGACGGCGTTCTCACAAGCCCACGAGGGGGATTCTCCGTGAACCGAACCATGACGCGCCCTATCGCCCTGATCGGTGCCGCTGCGACCGTCGTCGCCACGATGACGGCGTTCAGCCCGAGCGACGCGCCCGACCCGGCGGTGCAGCCGCAGACGATCCCGGCCGTGCAGGAGTATGCGCCGGGCGAGACCGCATGGCAGCCCGCGGAGTCGACCCGAGTCCTCGTGCGCACCGCCGACGCCGAAGCCCTGGCCGACGACGCGCAGACGCTCGCAGACGAGCTCGAGACCGAGACGGGCATCGAGTGGATCCAGGTCGTGACCACCGACGGGGAGCCGGCCGCCGGCGACATCGTGCTCGCGCTCGACGCGGTCGACGGCACCGCCACCGAGGAGGCGTACCGGCTCACCGCAGGTGAGAGCCTCGAGATCGTCGGCCCGAGCGACACCGGAGTCTTCTGGGGCACCCGCACCCTGCTGCAGTCGCTGCGCACCGACGGCGGCGTCGGCGGAGTCATCGTCGACGAGCCCGGGTACGCCCAGCGCGGCCTCATGGTCGACGTCGGGCGCAAGTACTTCACGCCCGAGTGGCTCGAGGAGCGCATCCGCGAGCTCTCGTGGCTCAAGATGAACACCCTCCACCTCCACCTGAGCGACAACGTGGGGTTCCGCGTCGAGCTCGACTCGCACCCCGACATCGTGGACGACCCGGCACTGACCAAGGCGGATGTCGCCCACCTGGTGGAGGTCGCCGAGCAATACCACATCACCCTCATCCCCGAGATCGACTCACCCGGGCACCTG encodes:
- a CDS encoding amino acid-binding protein; this translates as MAKDLLVTLTDEPGEGARLGEALGNAGVNIEGFCAIMEGGRGAVHVLVDDAASAGAALEGAGITVEAETDVLVSPALPDPEIDTPGTFGAMARALADAGINISLAYVATRNRVVLATTDNQRATQLLQTMM